Part of the Cohnella candidum genome, GTTGTAGGCGTTCACGAAGCTCTGGTAACTGACTTCCCAAGGATTGGCTTGAATGCCCAGGAACGCGGGGGACTTCCCGTCCCAACGGTCAATTTCATTCTGAATCGGGAAGATCAAATCCCCTTCCGAAGCGCCGTAAACGACGTTCAACTCCTGGCCGGGCATCGTTTCTCCGTAAATCGTGATCTCACCCGATCCGCCCTGCGAAGTAAAGCCGAGAAGTGACGGCGCATGCTTCGCGATGCTGTCGCCGACATTCGGATTCAGAAATCCGTTCACCGTGTTCCACTCCGTCACCACCCGCAACCCGGCACGCTTCATATAATCATTCGTACGAGAGAAGTAAAGGTCCAGCCCGTGCTGATCCTTCCACATATTCGGATACGTGTAGCCCAGGCCGGATGGACCGGAAATGAATGCATCGTTCTCCGTTGCCGTGCGATGGAGATAATCCAGGATGCCGGGCATGGCATCCAGCATGAGCGGGGAAATCGTCCAGCCGATCGGGATCTCTCCCCGGTTCGGGAGCGCCCATAATTTGCTGAAAAAATGCTCCATGTACTGCAGGTTATCCCCATCGCTCATGATGTAGGACACATATATTTTGTTTTCCAGCGGCGGCTTGGCCGGTGTTTGCACCGGGGTGATCTTGCGGGAGGTGCCGCTGAGCACGGACAGATTGGAGGAGAAATCCGCCGCCACCGTGGCTAGGCCGAACTCCGAAGTTTTGATTACGCCCTGTCCCTCCGCCGGCCACCACCCCAAGTACAAGCCTTTGCCGTAGGGCATATCTTTCAGAAATTTGTCCAGAACGGCTTCTTCCTCCGGTACTTCCGGATTCAACCAAACGACGGACGCCCCGATTCCCATTGCGTATTCGCGCAGGTGCGTCTTAAGATCGGGCGTTAATCCGATGATTACCCTGTGGGTCGTCTTGGGCCAATAAGTTTGGTAGAGATATTCGTAAACCTCGATCTTGCCGGGGAAGCGGCCGCGTAAATCTTCCAGAATCGGCAGCTTATAAGGGTCCGCGGTCAGCTTCGGGACAAGCGAAGGCGGCGCTACGATCGCATTCTTCAGCCCGGCAATTGTCGTCGCCAAGTTATAAGTGTCTGGCACTTCCGGATCGTAGATGACGATGCCCTTGACTTCGGAACGGTACTTCTTCAGCAGTTCCCAGTTGTCCTTAACCTTGGCGTAACCGAGTCCGACCGCCTTCAACCAGGAGGTACCCTCGTCGCTGCGGCTGTCGTCGTAAATACGCGGTTTTGTTTTGTTGACGACGCCCCTCAGCGATTCGAACATCCCGACTTCCGCTTCCCTGACCGGCGAAGCGATCTGGATGTCGTATAGTTTCAACGTCGACTTCCCCGTCCAGGTCACGTTGATTTCAATCGCCTGACCGGCGGATACGGCGAAAGGAACTTCAAACGCCTGGGATGCGTTCTCGTTCCGAAAATCCCAATTGGTCACATCGACTGCGCCAAGCGCCGCGCCCGTCGCCTGATCGCGAATTTCCAGTCTGACGACGTTTCCGTTATCATCCGCAAATCGGCCGACGCTCATATTCACAATAGCTTTGCTATCGCCGGCGGGAACATCCGCGATGTCCGGAACGCGCAGAAGCAAACCCGCCTGATCTTTCCCCTCCTCGGCCAGCCATCCGTCCCCATCCTTCCTTCCCACTTCATGGCCGTACGCCTCGTCCTCCGCTTCATAGATCAGCTTGTCGGCCAAGCTGATCAGATCCAGCGTCGGCGCCGGTTCGGGAAATGAAGGCAGCGCCTGATCCTCGGGCCAGCGAATTCCCCCGCGATGTTCCATCCCATTCCAAAAGACCGCAGCTGCAACCGCCACAACAAGCACGCATGCCGCCAGGCTGACGATCGTTCTTTTCCGTTTCAAGCTGTCTCCTCCCGTCTTGACCGTACTAACGCAAATGATATTTACAAATGACATATTAGTCAATATATTTATGTCTTTTTGGTTTATACATCAGGGGTCTTTGGCCTTATTCTGCTTTAAAAAGAGTCGTTTTATAAGAGTTTTTGTCGATTCTATTGAAATTATTATGTACAATATATTAAATATAACTCTAGAGGGCCGTTTACTCGAAGCTTTATCGCGCCAGGGCAGGAGGTGTAGCGGTCAGCAGGCGCCAGGACGACTCCATCCATTATTTTTTAAAAAAATGAGGTGGTTCATCGTGATTCGAAAGAAGCTTATGACTTTCAGTCTTGCCCTATTGTGCTCCATACCGTTTACAACCGGCGCTACGGCTTCTTCGCCTGACCCGCAAAATTCGATTACCTGGTCCAGTCAGCAGGAACTTCCAAGTTTCAAGAAAGCCAAGCAGCTTGAAGTCGCCGATATTTACGATGCGCCAGGGGATATCAAGCTGATGTTGGCCACATTGCAAGGGATCGTCAATCGTAAGGAGCCCCGCATCTACTTGATCGAGCATATCGAAGAGGGCAAATATAAGTGGTTGGAAGATCTCGATGTCCCGTATACCGTTCACGATAACTATTGGGACCTTGTAAAGTTGTTCAAAAACGAAGTGAAAGGCGTCGTAGTCTACGACCCGAATGTCCCGGATTCCATCAATGTGGCCACGACGCTTGCGGGAGTGAACGATGCCATTGCAGTCGGCCCCGAGCTTGCACAGCAGTTGGCAGACGCACCCTATAATCTGCCGGTTGTCGAAGACCTGCGGGGGCGGTTCAAGGATCGACTGGACGCCTACACCTGGCAGTACGAGCACTTATGGAGCCAGACGACGCACCGAATGCTGATCGGCCTAAGCCCCGACACAGCCATCAGGTTGCCTTCGGACAATTTCTCGTCATTCAAGACGATCGCGCAAGAACCGACGCAAGAACGCGATGCCAAAAACCGCAAAGTATACGACCTTGACCTGACCGATTTCCTTGGCAAATCGTCCGTCTTCCTTCGGTTCGAAGACGCCTTCACACAGGATGGTTGGGGCCCTGCCGTGCATGAAGTGACCGTGAAGGCGGACGGCCGGACGATCGCGCAATTCGTTCCAGGCACGCCTGAAGAGGCGCCTTATCTGTACGACAGCGACGGTTCCCAACTGTCCTCAGGGAGCGGCGGACACCGATTCGCGGACAACGGACGCTACTTCGTTTACCAATTTACGCCCCCCGAGGGCACGAAGCAGTTGACCGCCTCCGTCGAGATGTGGAACCAGTTCAAAGTTTCCGCAAGCAACGTGCAGCCGGTTTCCTCCAATCGCAAAGAGCCCTACGGCTATCTGCGGGATTATGCCGTCGCGAACAAGGCGATGGTGTTCTGGCTTGATCCGAACGATCCTCCGCAGAAGGCGCTGTTCGAACGCATTCTATCGGACGTTAAACCCGGCACGCCCTATCTTGGATGGTTCAGCAATGACGTCTCGGGCGAGTTCAGCGGAGTCGAAGTCACGTCCAGCCACGGCGTATATGTACTGGCAGCTGATTGGTTCAGCAATTTGACCGTTTTTGGCGGCACCCAAGTAAAGAATGCCAATTCGAAACCAGTCAAGAAGCTAAAGCTGGAAAACAAAATCTATGTCACGTATACGTTCAGCGAAGGCGACAACTTCCAGTACAACCAGCACCGACTGCGGAATCTGTGGGACGACCCCGGCCGCGGCCAGGTGCCGATCAACTGGACGTCCAGCCCGCTCTTGTACGACGGCGCGCCAGCCATATTGGACTATTATCTCAGCACCGCTACGGACAACGATCAGCTCGTCGCCGGTCCTTCCGGAGCCGGTTATTTCTACCCGAACGTATGGCCGGACAGCTCGTTCCCGGATTTCCTCAAGCGGACGAAGAACTATATGAAGAAAACCGGCATGACTGTCCCATACGTCCTGAACCGGATCGGCGGCGAGAATGTGCCTCTCAGCGAATCGAAGGCCGCCGCCTACCACGATGAGTATCGCCCAATCGGCATGTTCCTCAGTTGGGAAGACCGGTACGGAGTCCAAATTGTGGACGGCGATTTGCCGGTATCAACGATCCGCGGCATCGGCAGTATTCAGGAAGGTAAGAGGGTACTGGACGAAGCCAAAGCAAATTGGGACGGCAAATCGCCGCTGTTCGTCTCTCTCGGCATACTGGCCTGGAACATGAATCCAACAGACATCGCGGAACTGAACAACTCCCTCGGGTCGGATTTCCAGGCCGTGCTTGCGGATCAATACTTTGCGCTGATTCGCGAAGCGAACGGATTGCCCGCTAATCCTTGATTCCGCTGCTTATTTGAAAGTCATAACAGCCCGAGGCTCGAGAACGATTCGAGCTTCGGGCTGTTTGAGGTTTACCCGCCTTTGCTAGCCGATCATGCGGATCGGTAGCGGCCGGCTTGCAGTTCGAACAACCTGGCATAATTGCCGCCAAGTCGCATGAGCTCGTCGTGGCTGCCTGATTCGACGATCCGTCCTTCTTCCATCAGGTATATTCGATCGGCAAGCCGCGTCGTTGACAATCGGTGGGAGATGAAGATCACGGTTCGATCCTGTGCCGCTTCGAGCATTGCCTTATTCAGGTTGTACTCGCTGATGGGGTCAAGGGCGCTTGACGGCTCATCCAGGATGAGTACAGAGCACGGCTTGGCAAACGCCCTCGCGATCGCGATTTTCTGTGCCTCGCCTCCCGAAAAAATCTGCCCTTCCTCGGAGAATTCACGGGTTAGTTCCGTCGCGAGCCCTTGCTCAAGTTCGTTCAAGCGACCGGCGAAATCGCTTTTACGTAACGCCTCCTCGATTCGCGCCTTCAACTGCTCGTCCTTCTCCGGCACCCGGTCCATCCAGACATTCTCCGCGAGCGACGCGGCGAAGAGCTGAAAGTCCTGGAAAGCAACGCCGAATAGATGGCGATATTCCTCGACTCGGTAGTCTTTAATATTGCTGCAGCCGTACGCGATCTCCCCTTCCGTCGGGTCATAGAGCCGCAGCAGCAGCTTGATGAGCGTTGACTTGCCGGCGCCGTTATAACCGACAATGGCGATTTTCTCCTTCGGACGAATGCGCAGATTGATTCCTACTAGCGTCGGCTTATCATTATTTTCATAAGTGAAGCTCACATTCGTAAGGGTAATTTCCTGCACACCAATTGGCATTTCGGCCGGAAGCGCGGGATCCTTCATCTGCGGTTCATATTCCAGGAACCCTCGCAGCTTTCGAATATAGTAATGGTTTTTCTGGAACTTCGCCAGGGCATCGATCAGGTTGTTGAAGCTCCATCCCAGCGTCCATACGCCATTGGTGACGGCGGCCAACGTTCCGTAGGTGATCGACTGCAGAACGATGGCTTGATAGGCCACGATGGAGAAAAAAACGCCGTCGAGCAGGAATTCATGGAATCCGAAACGGGTGGTGAGTTTAAGCGCGATCAAACGCGGCGAATACTTGTGAATCACGCTTTGCATGGCAGCGTTGGTTTTCCGATAGTCGTCCAATAGCGGAGCGGCGATCCGGCTCGTCCGTATCTCCTTGGCATAGTCGGGCAAGTAGAACACACGGCTGATATAGTTTTTCTTGCGCTCGAGCGGCTTCGTTTCCAATTCACGCTTGAACTCGACCTTGTTGACGGCAAGAGAAATCAAGAACCGCGCGACGATGCTGACGGCCACGAATGCGAATGCAATCGGATTCAGGACGAACAGCGTGCCGGCAATCCCGGAGACGGTGATGACATTCTTGAGGATCGCCGCGACTTGGTCGAGTACGTCTGCTGCCTTACCTTCCGTTTGCGAAGCTGCCCACACGAAGTCATTGAGGAACTCCGGATCGTGATAGCAGGCATAATCCATTCGAATCGCCTTTTCATACATTTCCTGCTGCATCGCTTTATTCAATTTGTTAATCTGCACGGGTGCAAAGATCTCATAGACGTAGCCGGCAGCAGTTTGGATGATCGAACCATATAGCAAATAACCTCCCGCCACGAGCAGCACCGGAACAATCGACTGTTTTAACATCACCGCGTCGATCACGAACTTCATCAGCAGGATGCCCCACATCACATCAAAAAAGCCGAATAAAGCCTGCATCAGAAGATGAACGAACGCATAGAGCGGAACAGTCCGGAAGACGTAGCGCAGCATGAAAATGTTGTTTCGAATTCCTCCTGCCTGCCTAGACAATCGTCCTCTCCTCCTCCTGGTAGCTCTCTGCTTGCTTGTGAAACATCTCGGCGTACTTGCCGTTCAGAGCCATAAGCTCCTGATGGCTGCCGCATTCGACGATTCGGCCATGCTCCAGCAAATAAATCCGATCTGCCAATAAGGCGGACGAGAGCCGATGAGAGATGAACAGAACGCTGCGGTCTTCTGCGGCTCGCAACAGCAGATCGAACGTCTTGTACTCCGCCACCGGATCCAAGGCGCTCGATGGCTCATCCAGGATGGCGATTCGGCTGTTGCCTGTGAAGAGCCGGCCGATGGAGATTTTCTGGATCTCCCCTCCGGAGAGAACAAGACCCGCTTCATCGAATTCACGGGTTAAGACAGAGGCCGTAGAGCCGCCTAGACTTGCAATTTTCGCATAGACGCCGACCCGCTCCAGCACTTCCTGCGCCTGTGCATGCTCACTATCGGCAGCCCTGCGCATATATAGATTGTCGGCGAGCGACATCGCCATCACCTTGCAATCCTGAAAGACGGTGCCGAATAGCTGCCGATAGTCATCGACTGCATATTCACGGGCATCATTTCCATTCACACATACGGCACCGGTCGTCGGATCATATAACCGCATGATCAGCTTAATCAGCGTCGATTTCCCGGCGCCATTGTGGCCGACAAGAGCGATCTTCTCGCCTGGCTCCACGGTCAGGCTGATGTTGCGCAGAATCGGTTCGGCGTCAGCCGAATAGGCGAAGCTTACGTTTATCAGCTCCAACTTCGGCTTTTTGTTGTCCGAACGCAGACCCGGCTGACCCTGAGCGATGGCCGGTTCATACTGAAGGAACTCTCGGAGATTATCGATGTAAAGGCTGTTTTCCTGCAAATTCGTAAAAAAAGTCGACA contains:
- a CDS encoding GxGYxYP domain-containing protein, with amino-acid sequence MKRKRTIVSLAACVLVVAVAAAVFWNGMEHRGGIRWPEDQALPSFPEPAPTLDLISLADKLIYEAEDEAYGHEVGRKDGDGWLAEEGKDQAGLLLRVPDIADVPAGDSKAIVNMSVGRFADDNGNVVRLEIRDQATGAALGAVDVTNWDFRNENASQAFEVPFAVSAGQAIEINVTWTGKSTLKLYDIQIASPVREAEVGMFESLRGVVNKTKPRIYDDSRSDEGTSWLKAVGLGYAKVKDNWELLKKYRSEVKGIVIYDPEVPDTYNLATTIAGLKNAIVAPPSLVPKLTADPYKLPILEDLRGRFPGKIEVYEYLYQTYWPKTTHRVIIGLTPDLKTHLREYAMGIGASVVWLNPEVPEEEAVLDKFLKDMPYGKGLYLGWWPAEGQGVIKTSEFGLATVAADFSSNLSVLSGTSRKITPVQTPAKPPLENKIYVSYIMSDGDNLQYMEHFFSKLWALPNRGEIPIGWTISPLMLDAMPGILDYLHRTATENDAFISGPSGLGYTYPNMWKDQHGLDLYFSRTNDYMKRAGLRVVTEWNTVNGFLNPNVGDSIAKHAPSLLGFTSQGGSGEITIYGETMPGQELNVVYGASEGDLIFPIQNEIDRWDGKSPAFLGIQANPWEVSYQSFVNAYNQFKDNKDIVFVRPDTYFQLIREHHHLSIGPSN
- a CDS encoding GxGYxYP domain-containing protein, with product MIRKKLMTFSLALLCSIPFTTGATASSPDPQNSITWSSQQELPSFKKAKQLEVADIYDAPGDIKLMLATLQGIVNRKEPRIYLIEHIEEGKYKWLEDLDVPYTVHDNYWDLVKLFKNEVKGVVVYDPNVPDSINVATTLAGVNDAIAVGPELAQQLADAPYNLPVVEDLRGRFKDRLDAYTWQYEHLWSQTTHRMLIGLSPDTAIRLPSDNFSSFKTIAQEPTQERDAKNRKVYDLDLTDFLGKSSVFLRFEDAFTQDGWGPAVHEVTVKADGRTIAQFVPGTPEEAPYLYDSDGSQLSSGSGGHRFADNGRYFVYQFTPPEGTKQLTASVEMWNQFKVSASNVQPVSSNRKEPYGYLRDYAVANKAMVFWLDPNDPPQKALFERILSDVKPGTPYLGWFSNDVSGEFSGVEVTSSHGVYVLAADWFSNLTVFGGTQVKNANSKPVKKLKLENKIYVTYTFSEGDNFQYNQHRLRNLWDDPGRGQVPINWTSSPLLYDGAPAILDYYLSTATDNDQLVAGPSGAGYFYPNVWPDSSFPDFLKRTKNYMKKTGMTVPYVLNRIGGENVPLSESKAAAYHDEYRPIGMFLSWEDRYGVQIVDGDLPVSTIRGIGSIQEGKRVLDEAKANWDGKSPLFVSLGILAWNMNPTDIAELNNSLGSDFQAVLADQYFALIREANGLPANP
- a CDS encoding ABC transporter ATP-binding protein, yielding MSRQAGGIRNNIFMLRYVFRTVPLYAFVHLLMQALFGFFDVMWGILLMKFVIDAVMLKQSIVPVLLVAGGYLLYGSIIQTAAGYVYEIFAPVQINKLNKAMQQEMYEKAIRMDYACYHDPEFLNDFVWAASQTEGKAADVLDQVAAILKNVITVSGIAGTLFVLNPIAFAFVAVSIVARFLISLAVNKVEFKRELETKPLERKKNYISRVFYLPDYAKEIRTSRIAAPLLDDYRKTNAAMQSVIHKYSPRLIALKLTTRFGFHEFLLDGVFFSIVAYQAIVLQSITYGTLAAVTNGVWTLGWSFNNLIDALAKFQKNHYYIRKLRGFLEYEPQMKDPALPAEMPIGVQEITLTNVSFTYENNDKPTLVGINLRIRPKEKIAIVGYNGAGKSTLIKLLLRLYDPTEGEIAYGCSNIKDYRVEEYRHLFGVAFQDFQLFAASLAENVWMDRVPEKDEQLKARIEEALRKSDFAGRLNELEQGLATELTREFSEEGQIFSGGEAQKIAIARAFAKPCSVLILDEPSSALDPISEYNLNKAMLEAAQDRTVIFISHRLSTTRLADRIYLMEEGRIVESGSHDELMRLGGNYARLFELQAGRYRSA